The stretch of DNA CGTAGGGCAGGCGGCAGGCCTGGGCGCACTGGCCCCGGTTGGCACTGCGCCCGCCCCACGCCTCGCTGGAAAAACACTGGCCGGAATAGGACACGCACAGTGCGCCGTGAACGAAGGTCTCCAGTTCGATATCGGTGGCGGCGGCAATGCGTTCTATGTCGCGCAGCGAGAGTTCGCGCCCCAGCACCACCCGGCTGGCCCCGAACCGCGCCGCGTGCCGCACGCCTTCCACACTGGTTACGCTCATCTGGGTGCTGCCGTGAACGGCCAGATCGGGGCAAATCTGGCGGGCCAGCCGTGCCACGCCGTGATCCTGCACGATGATGGCGTCCACGCCGCTTTCGGCAAGGTGAATCAGTTGCCGCTCGGCGTCGCGCAGTTCCCGGTCAAACACCAGCACATTGAAGGTGACGAAGCCCTGCACGCCCCGTTCGTGCAAGTCGCGCATGATGTCCGGCAATTCGGCGGCGTCGAAGCCCACTTTGGCCCGCGCATGAAAACCGGAGCCTGTGCCCTCCACCGGATTGACCCCAAAGAACACGGCGTCGGCCCCCGCCTCGACTGCCGCCCGCAACTGAGGCCAGCCGCCTACCGGACTCATGACCTCTGGCTTGACTCTGGTGCGCTGGAGGGGCATGGATAGGGTGGAGTTGGGCTGAACTGGGTTGGATTGGGGCACAGGCTCGAACGACATAACGGATTAGTTTAGCGGGTTGATGCGGGTGGGAAGGTGGGGCGGGTTGGGGTTAGGGGCGGGCAGAACGATCTGAGGGCCAAGGGTCTGAGGGTCTAAGAAGGCCAAGGGTAACCCGCGTTGTTGACTTCTCGACGGAGTTAAACCCTATTTTTCTATCAAGGCTGCCAGTCCGCCCACCACATGCCCCGCGTCCAGGCCATCGGCCCGCAAATACCGCGCCGCCAGGCCGGAGCGCACGCCCCGCTCACAGATCACCAGCAGCGGCCCCGGCACAGTGGCGAGGCTGTGTGTGCCTTCTTCTATCGCTTCCAGAGTGACGGCCAGCACGGAATTGTTGACATATTCGCCTAGAGGCTGGGCGGCCCGCAGCGCCTCTGAGCGCAGGTCTATCAGCGTGGCGTTAGGCGGGATGAGCATAGGCACAGGATAGGCCCGCGCCTTCCGCACTCGGCACAATCCGACTGCTCTACTCAGGTATTATGAAGGCATGACTGCCGGAACTTTGAACGAAGCGACGCCCACCGAAGGGCAACAATTGGTGCAGGGCGGCGCACTGCTGGTGGATGTGCGCGAGCAGAACGAATACGACGAAATCCACGCCGAGGGAGCCACCCTGATTCCCCTGAGCGAATTTGAAACCCGCTTTGCCGAACTGCCCAAAGACCGCCCATTGGTCATGATTTGCCGCAGTGGGGCGCGGAGTGACCGGGCCGGACAATTCCTGCTTCAGAATGGCTACAGCGACGTGACCAACCTGAAGGGCGGCACGATGGCCTGGGCCGAACAGGGCCTGCCCACCGTGAAGGGCGGCCAGTAATGGACGACTTGACTCCGATTCCCGCCAGCGAATTGGCCGCCGCCGGAATGCCTACCGAGGAGCAGGTCATGGAAGCCCTGAAAGTGGTCAAAGACCCTGAAATCCCTGTAAACGTGGTCGATCTGGGCCTGATCTACGGCGTGGACATCAACCCGGACGGCATTATTGACATTACGATGACCCTGACCAGCGTGGGCTGCCCCGTGCAAGACCTGATCCGCGCCGACGCCGAGATGGCCGTAAGCCGTCTGGACAACGTGAATCAGGTGAACGTGGAGTTCGTGTGGACACCCGCGTGGGGGCCGGACAAGATGACCGAAGACGGCAAACGCCAGATGCGGATGTTCGGATTTAACCTGTAAGAAGAATTCCGAATGAAGTGGAGTCCGTATTAGAAGGGCAAAAACTGGAACATGGAGTGTGAATCGTAGGTAACTACGGGCACACTCCGCGTTTTTTTGGCTTGTGGGGCAAAAAGAAACTACTTGAGATAATCGGTCATATTCACGCCCAACCACACAAAAACCTTCACCCAATCGGCTCCGGCTCGCTGTGAGCGCTGACTCCGGTCAGGCTGATTCCGGCACTGGCGGCAATAACACAGGCCACCGCCAACCACTGCACCAGCGTCAGGCGTTCGTTCAGGAACAGCAGGCCACTCAGGGCAGCAAAGGCCGGTTCTATACTCATCATCACGCCGAAGACGCGGGCGGGCAGGGCGCGAAGGGCGTACATTTCCAGGGTGTAGGGCAGCGCACTCGATAGAATGGCCACGCCAAAGCCAATCAATAACGCGGAGGGGTGCAGCAAGCCCGCACCCGCCTGCACCAACCCGAACGGCAGCGACACCAGCGCGGCAATAGCCATGCCCGCCACCACGCCCGTCGCCCCCGGCAAGCGCCGTGCCACCGCCCCGCCTGCAAGGATGTACAGCGCCCAAAAGGCGCCCGCCAAGAGGGCCAACGCCGCGCCTATCGGGTCAAGCGCCGCGCTCCCTCCCCCGTGTGGCGCGATCATGACGATGCCCACAGCGGCCAACCCCACCCAAGCAAAATCCAATGGGCGGCGCGACAAAACCAGCGACAATACCAGCGGCCCCACAAATTCTAGGGTTACGGCCAAGCCCAGCGGCAAGCGCGTGAGAGACAGATAAAACGCCAGGTTCATCAGCCCGAGGGACAGGCCGTAGGGAATGATGGCCAACCAATCGCCCCGATTGAGAGCGCTGAGGCGGGGGCGGAAGATCAGACCCAAGATCAGCGCGGCCAACGTGACTCGCAGCGTCGTCGTGCCCATTGGCCCCAATTGCGGAAACAGCGTTTTGGCAAAAGCCGCGCCGCCCTGAATAGACAGCATGGACAGGATCAGAGCGGGAATGGGCGGAACAGGGGATGAACGCACGGGCAACAGTATGGGGGGAAGGGGGTTGGGGGGTGTCGGTTGTCGGTTGTGGGCAGGTCAACAGCTAGACATGCTGGTCAGAGCCGCGCTTTTCCTACGATCCACACCCCAGCTTCTAAATCCTCACCAGATCATCCCGGTGCACTGCTTCTGCGCCGTAGGTAAAGCCCAGCAGGCCCTCTATCTCGCGGGAGTGGCGACCCAGAATGCGCGACAGGTCGGCGGCGCGGTACCGGGTCAGGCCACGCGCCACCTCGCTGCCATCGGGCGCCAACAGCCGAATGGTCTGGCCTCGCTCAAAGGTGCCTTCTACAGCGGTAATTCCGGCGGGAAGCAGGCTACCGCCCCGTTCGCGCACGGCCCGCGCCGCGCCCTCGTCCAGCGTCACACAACCCGGCGCGATTTCGGCCAGAATCCAACGTTTGCGGGCCTCCAATCGGTTCACGGCGGCCAAAAAGCGCGTGCCCAGCGCCTCGCCGCTCACAATTCGGGGCAGGGCGTCGGGGGCGTCTCCGGGCGCGACCACCACCGGGGTTCCGGCGCGGGTGGCGATTTCGGCGGCCTGAATTTTGGTGTGCATCCCGCCCGTGCCCCGGTGGCTGCCTGCGCCGCCCGCCAGCGCCCAGATGTCGGGGGTCACGCGCTCCACGACGGGAATCAGGGTGGCGTCGGGGTGGGTGCGCGGGTCGGCGGTGTACAGGCCGGGCGCGTCGGTCAGAATAACCAGCAAATCGGCTTCGGTGAGGTTGGCGACAAAGGCAGAAAGCGTGTCGTTGTCGCCCACTTTCAGTTGCCCGGTCGCCACCGTGTCGTTTTCGTTGATGATCGGCAGCACGCCCCGCGACAGGCAGGCGTCCAGCGTGGTGCGGGCATTCAGGTAGCGCGTGCGGTCTCGGAAATCGTCGGCGGTGAGCAAGACCTGAGCCACCGGAACCCTGTACAGGTCGGCAATCTGGGCGTAGGTGTGCATCAGGCGGCCCTGTCCTACGGCTGCCAACAACTGTTTTTCGGCCAGAGTCCGGTCACGCGGCGGAAAATTCAGCGCCTCCCACCCGGCTATGACCGCGCCCGACGTGACCAGTACCACCTCATGCCCCGCCGCCCGCACCGCCACCATGCCCCGCATCAGATCCACGATCCGGGGCGCGTGAATCCGGTCTCCCCCGGCGGTCAAGACACTCGTACCCAACTTCAGAACAACGCGCATAGGGGGCCAGCATAGGGGCTAGGCCGGGAGGCAGAGGGAATCACGTTTAGGCGGGCGAGGTCTAAGGGTGCTGTGCTTATCCGAGTGTGCTGTGTCCAAGGGTCAAGGGTCTGAGGGTCTAAGGAGGGGCGAGGACGATCAATATTCAGCTGTAATCCACTGTTTCTCGCACCACCCGCGCCAACTCCCGCTGGCCGTCTAGGAGGCGCAACGGTTGGCCTACCTGCCCAGTTTCGGCCCAGACTCCGCCAGCCACATACTTGCTGGCCCTGCGCTGCGCGGCTCCCGCCGTTTGGGCAAAATGCGCCCGGATGTACCCAGTGCCGCGCACCACTTCCAACACATACACGAACTGCTGCATGGCGGCCAGTATGCCGGGTTCAGCAGCAGTCAAAACAAAAGGAGGGGATGCAGGCACGCGCCCCTCAGTACCCGAACCTGGTATGTCAAGTTGGCGGAGAAAAGACCCAAAAAGATCCTATGAATGGGCTGGGATGGGGCCGCCCATGTGACGCGCCTGCAAGGTTCGGTACAGCTCGCGGGCTAGGTGGGTCTTGAGTGCTCGAAGTGCCGCTCGTTTCGTTTTTCCCTCTTGTTCTTTCCTGGTCACGAATGTTTTGGTGCGTTCATCACAGCGCAGCCGGGTCAAGGCCATCAGATGGAGCACCCTGTTGAGCTGTCGGTTGCCACCGACACTCACGCACCAACGCGTGTTCTTCCCACTCCC from Deinococcus sp. QL22 encodes:
- a CDS encoding rhodanese-like domain-containing protein, which translates into the protein MLIPPNATLIDLRSEALRAAQPLGEYVNNSVLAVTLEAIEEGTHSLATVPGPLLVICERGVRSGLAARYLRADGLDAGHVVGGLAALIEK
- a CDS encoding rhodanese-like domain-containing protein, whose product is MTAGTLNEATPTEGQQLVQGGALLVDVREQNEYDEIHAEGATLIPLSEFETRFAELPKDRPLVMICRSGARSDRAGQFLLQNGYSDVTNLKGGTMAWAEQGLPTVKGGQ
- a CDS encoding metal-sulfur cluster assembly factor, whose amino-acid sequence is MDDLTPIPASELAAAGMPTEEQVMEALKVVKDPEIPVNVVDLGLIYGVDINPDGIIDITMTLTSVGCPVQDLIRADAEMAVSRLDNVNQVNVEFVWTPAWGPDKMTEDGKRQMRMFGFNL
- a CDS encoding DMT family transporter, which gives rise to MLSIQGGAAFAKTLFPQLGPMGTTTLRVTLAALILGLIFRPRLSALNRGDWLAIIPYGLSLGLMNLAFYLSLTRLPLGLAVTLEFVGPLVLSLVLSRRPLDFAWVGLAAVGIVMIAPHGGGSAALDPIGAALALLAGAFWALYILAGGAVARRLPGATGVVAGMAIAALVSLPFGLVQAGAGLLHPSALLIGFGVAILSSALPYTLEMYALRALPARVFGVMMSIEPAFAALSGLLFLNERLTLVQWLAVACVIAASAGISLTGVSAHSEPEPIG
- the proB gene encoding glutamate 5-kinase, producing MRVVLKLGTSVLTAGGDRIHAPRIVDLMRGMVAVRAAGHEVVLVTSGAVIAGWEALNFPPRDRTLAEKQLLAAVGQGRLMHTYAQIADLYRVPVAQVLLTADDFRDRTRYLNARTTLDACLSRGVLPIINENDTVATGQLKVGDNDTLSAFVANLTEADLLVILTDAPGLYTADPRTHPDATLIPVVERVTPDIWALAGGAGSHRGTGGMHTKIQAAEIATRAGTPVVVAPGDAPDALPRIVSGEALGTRFLAAVNRLEARKRWILAEIAPGCVTLDEGAARAVRERGGSLLPAGITAVEGTFERGQTIRLLAPDGSEVARGLTRYRAADLSRILGRHSREIEGLLGFTYGAEAVHRDDLVRI